From Vogesella sp. XCS3, the proteins below share one genomic window:
- a CDS encoding DUF4149 domain-containing protein, translating to MNGLRAIARTFWIGGLWVIGIIVTPVLFSALDNVTAGMVAGRLFASIAWVGLVCSVFLMADYVMRQGARGLKQAPFWLLLGMLACIVINHFAVTPIIAALKMQMNHAAEGLFGGGFATWHAISSLIYLVQSLMGLAYLLRSDN from the coding sequence ATGAACGGTTTACGCGCCATCGCCCGTACTTTCTGGATTGGCGGCTTGTGGGTTATCGGCATTATTGTGACGCCGGTGCTGTTTTCGGCACTGGATAACGTGACGGCAGGCATGGTGGCAGGCAGGCTGTTTGCCTCTATCGCCTGGGTCGGTCTGGTGTGCAGTGTATTCCTGATGGCAGATTACGTGATGCGCCAGGGTGCACGCGGCCTGAAGCAGGCGCCGTTCTGGCTGCTGCTGGGCATGCTGGCCTGCATCGTGATCAACCACTTTGCCGTGACCCCCATTATTGCCGCACTGAAAATGCAGATGAACCACGCGGCAGAAGGGCTGTTTGGCGGCGGTTTCGCCACCTGGCACGCCATTTCCAGCCTGATCTACCTGGTGCAGAGCCTGATGGGCCTGGCCTACCTGCTGCGCAGCGATAACTGA
- the folP gene encoding dihydropteroate synthase has product MSRFICGRYTLDQSRPLVMGILNVTPDSFSDGGRHDTVALAVAHARVLLAEGADILDIGGESTRPGAPFVSPEEELRRVLPVLRELVHLHVPLSLDTRRTSVMQAALAEGLVDLINDVSALEDDGALPLLAAANVGICLMHKQGNPDTMQQQPSYHSVVDEVGGYLARRVQLCLDAGIDQARLLADPGFGFGKTLEHNLALLRALPQLEQQAGVPLLVGLSRKSMLGAITGESQADQRLGASIAAALLSAQQGARVIRVHDVKETVQALQVLRAVQEVR; this is encoded by the coding sequence ATGTCCCGCTTTATCTGTGGCCGTTACACGCTGGACCAGTCCCGTCCCCTGGTCATGGGGATCCTGAACGTCACGCCGGACTCATTCTCGGATGGTGGCCGCCACGATACGGTAGCGCTGGCAGTGGCACACGCTCGGGTTTTACTGGCGGAAGGTGCGGACATTCTGGATATCGGTGGCGAGTCTACTCGCCCGGGAGCGCCTTTTGTCAGCCCGGAAGAAGAGCTGCGGCGTGTCCTGCCGGTGCTGCGCGAGCTTGTTCACCTGCACGTACCGCTATCACTGGATACGCGCCGTACCAGCGTGATGCAGGCGGCTCTGGCCGAAGGTCTGGTCGACCTGATCAACGATGTGTCTGCGCTGGAAGACGACGGCGCACTGCCCCTGCTGGCTGCGGCCAACGTTGGTATCTGCCTGATGCACAAGCAAGGCAACCCGGACACTATGCAGCAGCAACCCAGCTACCACAGTGTGGTCGACGAGGTAGGCGGCTACCTGGCGCGCCGCGTGCAGCTGTGTCTGGATGCCGGTATCGACCAGGCTCGCTTGTTGGCAGACCCCGGCTTTGGCTTTGGCAAAACGCTGGAGCACAATCTGGCTCTGCTACGCGCTTTGCCGCAGCTGGAACAGCAGGCCGGCGTTCCTTTGCTGGTAGGTTTGTCGCGCAAGAGCATGCTGGGCGCCATTACCGGCGAAAGCCAGGCAGACCAGCGCCTGGGTGCCAGCATTGCCGCAGCCTTGCTCAGCGCGCAGCAAGGTGCCAGGGTAATACGCGTACACGACGTGAAAGAGACCGTACAGGCGCTGCAGGTACTCCGTGCTGTGCAAGAAGTGCGCTAA
- a CDS encoding DUF2798 domain-containing protein, with protein sequence MPTRKHTLLFALLMSGYMAFFMSGILTAINTGLDADFVSRWLHAWLLAWCCAFPLVLIGAPRVRTLVSRLLDK encoded by the coding sequence ATGCCTACCCGTAAACACACCCTGCTGTTCGCCCTGTTGATGTCTGGTTATATGGCCTTTTTCATGTCCGGCATTCTTACTGCGATCAATACCGGCCTGGATGCTGACTTTGTCAGCCGCTGGCTGCACGCTTGGCTGCTGGCGTGGTGCTGCGCCTTCCCCTTGGTGCTGATTGGTGCCCCGCGCGTGCGCACCTTGGTCAGCCGCCTGCTCGATAAATAA
- the ftsH gene encoding ATP-dependent zinc metalloprotease FtsH, translating to MNNIGKNIAIWVIIGLVLMTVFKQFQPRETQNQLEYSQFISDVETGKVQSLTIEGNPLRGQWIRGKRTDGSSFSSFAPLDTKLVDVLIQNNVRFSAKPEEEPSMLMNIFISWFPMLLLIGVWFFFMRQMQGGGKGGAFSFGKSKARMLDQDTNTVTFADVAGCDEAKEEVKEIVDYLRDPTKYQSLGGRIPRGILLAGSPGTGKTLLAKAIAGEAKVPFFSISGSDFVEMFVGVGASRVRDMFEQAKKNAPCIIFIDEIDAVGRQRGAGLGGGNDEREQTLNQLLVEMDGFETNQTVIVIAATNRPDVLDPALQRPGRFDRQVVVPLPDIRGREQILNVHMRKVPIAADVDAPVIARGTPGFSGADLANLVNEAALFAARRSKRLVDMLDFESAKDKIMMGAERRSMVMSEEEKRNTAYHESGHAVVAKLLPKSDPVHKVTIIPRGRALGVTMQLPEQDRFAYDRGYLLDRLAILFGGRIAEELFMNQMTTGASNDFERATQMARDMVTRYGMSDKLGPMVYGENEGEVFLGRSVTTHKNLSEATMMQVDQEIRRIIDEQYALARRLLDENRDKVEAMTAALLEWETIDAEQINDIMDGKPPRAPKPGGGFAKPENKPPAPPAPEASATPAQEL from the coding sequence GTGAACAATATCGGCAAAAACATCGCTATCTGGGTCATCATCGGGCTTGTCCTGATGACGGTATTCAAACAGTTTCAACCCCGGGAAACGCAAAACCAGCTTGAATACTCGCAATTCATCAGCGACGTTGAAACCGGCAAGGTGCAGTCCCTGACCATCGAAGGTAACCCGCTGCGCGGCCAGTGGATACGCGGCAAGCGTACCGACGGTTCCTCGTTCAGCTCGTTTGCGCCGCTGGATACCAAGCTGGTAGACGTGCTGATCCAGAACAACGTGCGCTTCTCTGCCAAGCCGGAAGAAGAGCCGTCCATGCTGATGAACATCTTCATCAGCTGGTTCCCAATGCTGCTGCTGATCGGTGTGTGGTTCTTCTTCATGCGCCAGATGCAGGGTGGTGGCAAAGGCGGTGCGTTCTCGTTCGGCAAGAGCAAGGCACGCATGCTGGACCAGGACACCAACACGGTGACGTTTGCCGACGTAGCAGGCTGCGACGAAGCGAAGGAAGAAGTGAAGGAGATCGTGGATTACCTGCGTGACCCGACCAAATACCAGAGCCTGGGTGGTCGTATCCCGCGCGGCATCCTGCTGGCTGGTAGCCCGGGTACCGGTAAAACCTTGCTGGCCAAGGCCATTGCCGGCGAAGCCAAGGTACCGTTCTTCAGTATTTCCGGTTCCGACTTTGTGGAAATGTTTGTCGGCGTGGGCGCCTCGCGCGTGCGCGACATGTTCGAACAAGCCAAGAAAAATGCCCCGTGCATTATTTTTATCGACGAAATCGACGCAGTTGGCCGCCAGCGTGGCGCCGGTCTGGGTGGTGGTAACGACGAGCGCGAACAGACGCTGAACCAGCTGCTGGTGGAGATGGATGGCTTTGAAACCAACCAGACCGTGATCGTGATCGCGGCCACTAACCGTCCTGACGTGCTGGACCCGGCGCTGCAACGCCCGGGCCGTTTCGACCGTCAGGTCGTGGTGCCGCTGCCGGATATCCGTGGCCGTGAGCAGATCCTGAACGTGCACATGCGCAAGGTGCCGATTGCTGCTGACGTGGATGCGCCGGTTATCGCCCGTGGTACGCCTGGTTTCTCGGGTGCTGACTTGGCCAACCTGGTCAACGAGGCCGCGCTGTTTGCCGCACGTCGCAGCAAACGCCTGGTAGACATGCTGGATTTCGAATCCGCCAAAGACAAGATCATGATGGGCGCCGAGCGCCGCAGCATGGTGATGTCCGAGGAAGAGAAGCGTAACACCGCTTACCACGAGTCTGGCCACGCCGTGGTGGCCAAGCTGTTGCCCAAGTCCGACCCGGTACACAAGGTCACCATCATCCCGCGTGGCCGTGCCTTGGGCGTGACCATGCAGCTGCCAGAGCAAGACCGCTTTGCTTACGACCGTGGCTATCTGCTGGATCGTCTGGCCATCCTGTTCGGCGGCCGTATAGCCGAAGAGCTGTTCATGAACCAGATGACCACCGGTGCCAGCAACGATTTCGAGCGTGCGACACAAATGGCGCGTGACATGGTGACCCGCTACGGTATGTCCGACAAGCTGGGCCCGATGGTATACGGCGAGAACGAAGGCGAAGTGTTCCTGGGCCGCTCGGTAACCACGCACAAGAACCTGTCCGAAGCCACCATGATGCAGGTGGACCAGGAAATCCGCCGTATCATCGACGAGCAGTACGCGCTGGCGCGCCGCCTGCTGGACGAAAACCGCGACAAGGTAGAAGCCATGACTGCCGCCCTGCTGGAGTGGGAAACCATCGATGCCGAGCAGATCAACGACATCATGGACGGCAAGCCTCCGCGCGCACCCAAGCCTGGTGGCGGTTTTGCCAAGCCTGAAAACAAGCCGCCGGCACCACCGGCACCAGAGGCCAGCGCCACCCCGGCGCAAGAGCTGTAA
- a CDS encoding sodium:alanine symporter family protein, translating into MEALHSLINAGNDLVWGQLLIYILIGVGLFFTVRMGFMQLRLLPRGWQEMLGGRGHNSEGSDISSFQAFATGLASRVGTGNVAGVATAIALGGPGAVFWMWITALLGMASAFAESTLAQLFKVNHHDGTFRGGPAYYIQKGLGQRWLGIAFSISLIIAFGLVFNAVQANSIVAATEGAWGWDKNLVAIGLVLMTAPIIFGGIRKVAQVAEWMVPVMAVIYLGMTLFVIFTNLSAVPGIFMLIVKSAFGLEQAAGGFAGYAVSQAMMMGIKRGLFSNEAGMGSAPNAAAAATTSHPASQGIIQMFGVFIDTIIVCSCTAFIVLLSGAYVPGAELKGVQLTQAALSATLGSWGGHFLAVALFLFCFSSIIGNYAYAEGNVEFIKNNKGVMLAFRLLVLFMVGFGAIGSSPLVWDMADLAMGVMALINLFAIVMLSKYVFVLLKDYQQQLKAGKDKPVFDVKQYPEIQAKIHKDVWK; encoded by the coding sequence ATGGAAGCTCTGCACAGCCTGATCAACGCAGGCAATGACCTGGTTTGGGGTCAGCTACTTATCTATATCTTGATTGGCGTCGGCCTGTTCTTTACCGTGCGCATGGGTTTCATGCAGCTACGCCTGCTGCCGCGCGGCTGGCAGGAAATGCTGGGTGGCCGCGGCCACAATAGCGAAGGCAGTGATATTTCTTCCTTCCAGGCTTTTGCGACCGGTCTGGCTAGCCGTGTAGGTACCGGTAACGTAGCCGGTGTAGCCACCGCCATCGCCCTGGGCGGCCCGGGTGCCGTGTTCTGGATGTGGATTACCGCCCTGCTGGGTATGGCCAGTGCTTTTGCCGAATCCACGCTGGCACAGCTGTTCAAGGTCAACCACCACGACGGTACTTTCCGTGGCGGCCCGGCTTACTACATCCAGAAGGGCCTGGGCCAGCGCTGGCTGGGCATTGCCTTCTCCATCTCGCTGATCATCGCTTTCGGCCTGGTGTTCAACGCAGTACAAGCCAACTCCATCGTCGCTGCCACTGAGGGCGCGTGGGGCTGGGACAAAAACCTGGTCGCTATCGGTCTTGTCCTGATGACGGCACCCATCATTTTTGGTGGTATCCGCAAGGTAGCGCAGGTTGCCGAGTGGATGGTGCCGGTTATGGCGGTGATCTATCTGGGCATGACGCTGTTCGTGATCTTCACTAACTTGTCCGCCGTACCGGGCATCTTCATGCTGATCGTGAAGAGCGCATTCGGTCTGGAACAAGCCGCTGGCGGCTTTGCCGGCTACGCTGTAAGCCAGGCCATGATGATGGGCATCAAGCGCGGCCTGTTCTCCAACGAAGCAGGTATGGGTTCCGCCCCTAACGCTGCCGCTGCGGCCACCACCAGCCACCCGGCTAGCCAGGGCATCATCCAGATGTTCGGCGTATTCATCGACACCATCATCGTGTGCTCTTGCACTGCCTTTATCGTGCTGCTGTCGGGTGCATATGTACCAGGCGCCGAACTGAAAGGCGTACAACTGACCCAAGCCGCACTGAGCGCGACATTGGGCAGCTGGGGTGGCCACTTCCTGGCCGTTGCGCTGTTCCTGTTCTGCTTCAGCTCCATCATTGGTAACTATGCGTACGCCGAAGGCAACGTGGAGTTCATCAAGAACAACAAGGGCGTGATGCTGGCCTTCCGTCTGCTGGTACTGTTCATGGTGGGCTTTGGTGCCATTGGCAGCTCGCCGCTGGTATGGGACATGGCCGACCTGGCCATGGGCGTGATGGCACTGATCAACCTGTTTGCCATCGTGATGCTGTCCAAGTACGTGTTCGTGCTGCTGAAGGACTACCAGCAGCAGCTGAAAGCGGGCAAGGACAAGCCGGTATTCGACGTGAAGCAGTACCCGGAAATCCAGGCCAAGATCCACAAAGACGTATGGAAGTAA
- the greA gene encoding transcription elongation factor GreA, with the protein MIKVPLTVRGAEMLKAELQRLKSVERPSVIEAIAEARAQGDLSENAEYEAAKERQAFVEGRIAELEAKISNAQVIDPIELNADGRVVFAATVKLLDMESDDEVTYQIVGDDEADIKEGKVSINSPIARAMIGKEAGDVAEVVAPSGIREYEILDVLYI; encoded by the coding sequence ATGATCAAAGTCCCGTTGACCGTACGTGGAGCGGAAATGCTCAAGGCCGAACTGCAGCGCCTCAAGAGTGTGGAGCGTCCGTCGGTGATCGAGGCCATTGCCGAGGCTCGCGCCCAGGGTGACCTGTCGGAAAACGCCGAGTACGAAGCTGCCAAAGAGCGTCAGGCTTTCGTGGAAGGCCGCATTGCCGAGCTGGAAGCCAAGATTTCCAATGCTCAGGTTATCGACCCTATCGAGCTGAACGCGGATGGTCGTGTGGTGTTTGCTGCCACCGTCAAGCTGCTGGATATGGAGAGCGATGACGAAGTAACCTACCAGATCGTGGGTGACGACGAAGCCGACATCAAGGAAGGCAAAGTGTCGATCAACTCGCCTATCGCCCGTGCCATGATCGGCAAGGAAGCCGGCGATGTGGCCGAGGTGGTGGCACCAAGCGGCATTCGCGAATACGAAATCCTGGACGTACTGTATATCTGA
- a CDS encoding RlmE family RNA methyltransferase, producing the protein MARSRTSNAWLKEHVNDHYVHMAQKDGYRARAAYKLLEINEKDKLIVPGTVLADLGSAPGSWSQVAARIVGDKGKVFAMDILPMDAIADVSFIQGDFREQEVLDEFVALLGGRQLDLVISDMAPNISGMSAIDQARSFHLTELALEFARDHLKPGGHFLVKVFQGSEFQAYLQSMRELFTEVVTRKPKASRDRSSEIYLLGKGRR; encoded by the coding sequence ATGGCACGCAGCAGGACAAGTAACGCCTGGTTAAAAGAGCACGTCAACGACCACTATGTGCATATGGCGCAAAAGGATGGCTACCGTGCCCGCGCTGCCTACAAACTGCTGGAGATCAACGAGAAAGATAAATTGATCGTGCCGGGAACCGTGCTGGCCGATCTGGGGTCTGCCCCGGGTAGCTGGTCACAGGTGGCAGCGCGTATTGTGGGTGACAAGGGCAAGGTGTTTGCCATGGATATCCTGCCCATGGACGCGATTGCCGATGTGTCTTTCATCCAGGGTGACTTTCGCGAGCAGGAAGTGCTGGACGAGTTTGTCGCATTGCTGGGCGGGCGTCAGCTGGACCTTGTAATTTCCGACATGGCCCCCAATATCTCCGGCATGAGCGCCATCGATCAGGCTCGCAGCTTTCACCTGACCGAGCTGGCGCTGGAATTTGCCCGTGATCACCTGAAACCCGGTGGCCATTTCCTGGTCAAGGTATTTCAGGGCAGCGAGTTCCAGGCTTACCTGCAGTCCATGCGCGAGCTGTTTACCGAAGTGGTAACGCGCAAACCCAAGGCCTCCCGTGATCGCTCCAGTGAAATTTACCTGCTTGGCAAGGGCCGTCGCTGA
- the glmM gene encoding phosphoglucosamine mutase, whose protein sequence is MGRKYFGTDGVRGEVGKAPITPDFVLRLGYAAGKVLVDHENEEHPTVIIGKDTRISGYMLEAALQAGFTAAGVNVLLTGPLPTPGIAYLTRALRLSAGVMISASHNPYQDNGIKFFAKGGKKLDDALELQIEAMLDSPMETSPSRELGRAKRIEGADLRYIEFCKSTFPNELDLKGLKLVVDCAHGATYHIAPKVFHELGAEVIAIGDKPSGYNINDGVGATHAEAVAQAVQAHGADYGISLDGDGDRLMMADRHGNVYDGDQLIYVIAKARAARGQLGGGVVGTVMTNMAMELALQRQGVPFGRAKVGDRYVLEMLGQHGWQVGGEASGHVLCLDKHSTGDGIISALQVLAALYELKAGLADICADWTPFPQKMINVRLHGQDWKTASAALLQEAEQALAGHGRVVLRPSGTEPVVRVMVEADDLALATDWASRIAAVIEAA, encoded by the coding sequence ATGGGCCGCAAGTATTTTGGTACCGATGGTGTGCGTGGTGAGGTAGGCAAGGCCCCGATTACCCCCGATTTCGTGTTGCGTCTGGGCTACGCCGCCGGCAAGGTGCTGGTAGACCACGAGAATGAGGAGCACCCCACGGTCATCATCGGTAAAGACACGCGGATTTCCGGCTATATGCTGGAAGCTGCCCTGCAAGCCGGTTTTACTGCCGCCGGGGTAAATGTATTGCTAACTGGCCCGCTGCCTACGCCGGGCATTGCTTACCTGACCCGTGCGCTGCGCCTGTCTGCCGGTGTGATGATTTCTGCTTCGCACAACCCCTATCAGGATAACGGTATCAAGTTCTTTGCCAAGGGCGGCAAAAAGCTGGACGACGCGCTGGAATTGCAAATCGAAGCCATGCTGGATTCCCCTATGGAAACCAGCCCTTCGCGCGAGCTGGGCCGTGCCAAGCGCATCGAAGGCGCCGACCTGCGTTACATCGAATTTTGCAAGAGCACTTTCCCCAACGAGCTGGACCTCAAAGGTCTGAAGCTGGTGGTGGATTGCGCGCACGGTGCTACTTACCATATCGCGCCCAAGGTCTTCCACGAGTTGGGGGCCGAGGTGATCGCTATTGGCGACAAACCAAGTGGCTACAACATTAACGATGGTGTCGGTGCGACCCACGCAGAGGCGGTTGCCCAGGCTGTGCAGGCACACGGTGCCGACTACGGCATCTCGCTGGATGGCGATGGTGACCGCCTGATGATGGCCGACCGCCACGGCAATGTGTACGACGGCGACCAGTTGATTTATGTGATCGCCAAGGCGCGTGCTGCCCGAGGCCAGCTAGGCGGTGGCGTGGTGGGCACGGTGATGACCAATATGGCCATGGAGCTGGCACTGCAGCGCCAGGGGGTGCCCTTTGGCCGCGCCAAGGTGGGCGACCGCTACGTACTGGAAATGCTGGGCCAGCACGGCTGGCAGGTCGGTGGTGAAGCCTCGGGCCACGTGCTGTGCCTGGACAAGCACTCCACCGGCGACGGCATCATTTCTGCCTTGCAGGTGTTGGCCGCATTGTACGAGCTGAAAGCCGGCTTGGCAGATATTTGTGCCGACTGGACACCGTTCCCGCAGAAAATGATCAATGTGCGTCTGCACGGACAGGACTGGAAAACCGCCAGCGCAGCGCTGTTGCAAGAAGCCGAGCAGGCACTGGCAGGCCATGGCCGCGTGGTATTGCGCCCATCCGGTACCGAGCCGGTAGTACGTGTGATGGTCGAGGCCGACGATCTGGCGCTGGCTACCGACTGGGCCAGCCGGATTGCTGCGGTGATCGAAGCCGCGTAG
- the yhbY gene encoding ribosome assembly RNA-binding protein YhbY: MKIELTAVERTYLKGLAHSLNPVVMIGNNGLTESVVREIAISLDAHELIKVRVLGDDRSARVAMYDQICDELGAAQVQHIGKLLVLYRPSDKALIDLPKSKKALKARP; encoded by the coding sequence ATGAAAATCGAACTGACAGCCGTCGAGCGTACTTACCTGAAGGGCCTGGCCCATTCACTGAACCCGGTAGTAATGATCGGCAACAACGGCCTGACCGAATCCGTGGTACGTGAAATCGCCATCAGCCTGGACGCTCACGAACTGATCAAGGTTCGCGTTCTGGGCGATGACCGCAGCGCGCGTGTCGCCATGTACGACCAGATTTGTGATGAACTGGGCGCCGCCCAGGTGCAACACATCGGCAAACTGCTGGTACTGTACCGCCCGTCCGACAAAGCACTGATCGACCTGCCAAAAAGCAAAAAGGCACTGAAAGCCCGCCCGTAA